From Eriocheir sinensis breed Jianghai 21 chromosome 65, ASM2467909v1, whole genome shotgun sequence, one genomic window encodes:
- the LOC126987579 gene encoding tigger transposable element-derived protein 1-like isoform X1 — MAPKRLISGENKPKRKNVVTTIERKKEIIVKYEKGARITDLAAEYCMAKSTVATILKNKEAIKGADVAMGVKKQLKRPAAVEEMEKLLMVWINERQMAGDSVSEGMICAKARRLHGDLICDATSDSSEDFKASKGWFGNFKKRTGIHSVVRHGEAPSADKAAAEKFVPEFKKFVDKERLSPQQVFSCDETGLFWKKLPNRTYITKEEKCLPGHKPMKDRLTLLLCANASGDCKIKPLLVCHSENTRPFKENDVQESKLSVMWRANKKAWTTRQFFTEWFVEVFAPAVKTYLIEKNLPLKALLLMDNAPAHPPGVEEELGKGYKFIEVMFLPPNTTPLIQPMDQNVIASFKKLYTKALFERCFEVTSETELTLREFWKNHFNNLHCLRLIDKAWGQVSVRSLQSAWKNLWPTCVTAKDFEGLEPSVQESAVVEDIVSLGRAIGIEVDSDDVEELVQAHSEDLTTDELRHLHQEQLQEVTEELSSGEEEGNSKERVSTAEIKKYLRQWTELGNFLERCHPDIAAVHRNISQFDENLMQHFRDILKDRQRQITSDRFLLKKESGERASSSPPSSPPLLHYPSPDVTYEPGTSGENPAQEKQKVVSEILAKGHPVKVVKLPQPASPPRDIEVVEVKEEPTCTEEDLEVLPLQEHDPLAINPEPVPWQPSGSQEEPQPQGSHAVYLKEEIVAESHAVYLKEEIDIKEEDIHSFNTDRGESLFQGPQEDTEELPLKRRKVV; from the exons ATGGCACCAAAGAGGCTTATTAGTGGTGAAAATAAGCCTAAAAGGAAGAATGTAGTGACGACCATCGAACGGAAAAAGGAGATTATTGTTAAGTACGAGAAAGGAGCAAGAATCACCGATCTTGCAGCTGAGTATTGTATGGCGAAATCTACAGTAGCCACCAtactgaagaacaaggaggccatTAAGGGAGCTGATGTGGCGATGGGCGTGAAAAAGCAACTTAAGCGACCTGCGgcagtggaagaaatggaaaaattgttGATGGTGTGGATAAATGAAAGGCAGATGGCTGGTGATTCTGTGTCAGAGGGCATGATTTGTGCGAAGGCTAGGCGGCTCCATGGTGATCTTATTTGTGATGCTACCTCTGACTCCAGTGAAGACTTTAAAGCCAGTAAGGGCTGGTTTGGGAATTTCAAGAAGAGAACTGGAATTCACTCTGTTGTGAGGCACGGCGAGGCCCCAAGTGCTGACAAAGCTGCCGCCGAGAAGTTTGTGCCTGAATTTAAAAAATTTGTGGATAAGGAGCGCTTGAGCCCACAACAGGTCTTCAGTTGTGATGAGACAGGCCTGTTTTGGAAAAAACTACCAAACAGGACCTatataacaaaggaagagaagtgtttgCCAGGACACAAGCCCATGAAAGACAGGCTAACCCTGCTTCTGTGCGCCAATGCTAGCGGCGACTGCAAAATTAAGCCGCTGCTGGTGTGCCATTCAGAAAACACCAGGCCATTCAAGGAGAACGATGTGCAAGAGAGCAAACTCAGTGTGATGTGGAGGGCAAACAAGAAAGCCTGGACAACCAGGCAGTTCTTCACGGAGTGGTTTGTGGAGGTGTTTGCACCTGCAGTGAAGACATACCTAATAGAGAAGAATCTACCACTCAAGGCCCTCCTGTTGATGGACAATGCCCCTGCACACCCTCCAGGCGTGGAAGAAGAATTGGGTAAGGGGTATAAATTCATCGAAGTGATgttcctcccccccaacaccacgCCACTGATCCAACCCATGGACCAGAATGTCATCGCCAGCTTTAAGAAGCTGTACACAAAAGCACTTTTTGAGAGGTGCTTTGAGGTGACTTCTGAAACAGAGCTCACTCTGAGGGAGTTTTGGAAGAATCACTTCAATAACCTCCACTGCCTAAGGCTTATAGATAAAGCCTGGGGTCAAGTTTCTGTGAGGTCCTTGCAGTCTGCCTGGAAAAATCTGTGGCCGACCTGTGTGACAGCCAAGGATTTTGAGGGACTCGAGCCTTCAGTCCAGGAGTCTGCTGTGGTGGAGGACATTGTGTCTCTGGGGAGGGCCATAGGCATTGAGGTGGAcagtgatgatgtggaggagctgGTGCAGGCACACTCTGAAGACCTCACCACTGATGAGCTGCGTCACCTTCACCAGGAACAGCTGCAGGAGGTAACTGAGGAGCTgtcttcaggggaggaggaggggaacagtaAGGAAAGAGTCTCCACTGCAGAGATCAAGAAATATTTGCGGCAGTGGACAGAGTTGGGAAACTTTTTGGAGAGGTGCCACCCTGATATTGCTGCCGTACACAGAAACATAAGCCAGTTTGATGAAAATTTGATGCAGCATTTCAGAGACATTTTGAAAGATAGGCAAAGACAGATCACATCAGACAGATTCTTGTTGAAAAAGGAATCTGGTGagagagcctcctcctccccaccctcctcccctccccttctacaTTATCCATCACCGGACGTCACTTACG AGCCCGGCACCAGTGGAGAGAATCCGGCGCAGGAGAAACAGAAGGTGGTCTCTGAAATACTTGCAAAAG GTCACCCAGTGAAAGTCGTGAAGcttccccagcctgcctcacctcCCCGGGACATAGAGgttgtggaggtgaaggaggagccaACATGCACAGAGGAGGACCTGGAAGTGCTTCCCCTTCAGGAGCACGACCCTCTCGCCATAAATCCTGAGCCTGTCCCCTGGCAGCCCTCTGGCTCACAGGAGGAGCCCCAGCCCCAAG GGAGTCATGCAGTCTACCTCAAAGAAGAAATTGTTGCAGAAAGTCATGCAGTCTACctcaaagaagaaatagatatcAAAGAAGAGGACATTCATAGCTTCAACACAGACAGAGGAGAGAGCCTCTTCCAGGGACCACAGGAAGACACCGAGGAGCTTCctttgaagagaagaaaagtggtcTAG
- the LOC126987579 gene encoding tigger transposable element-derived protein 1-like isoform X2, which yields MAPKRLISGENKPKRKNVVTTIERKKEIIVKYEKGARITDLAAEYCMAKSTVATILKNKEAIKGADVAMGVKKQLKRPAAVEEMEKLLMVWINERQMAGDSVSEGMICAKARRLHGDLICDATSDSSEDFKASKGWFGNFKKRTGIHSVVRHGEAPSADKAAAEKFVPEFKKFVDKERLSPQQVFSCDETGLFWKKLPNRTYITKEEKCLPGHKPMKDRLTLLLCANASGDCKIKPLLVCHSENTRPFKENDVQESKLSVMWRANKKAWTTRQFFTEWFVEVFAPAVKTYLIEKNLPLKALLLMDNAPAHPPGVEEELGKGYKFIEVMFLPPNTTPLIQPMDQNVIASFKKLYTKALFERCFEVTSETELTLREFWKNHFNNLHCLRLIDKAWGQVSVRSLQSAWKNLWPTCVTAKDFEGLEPSVQESAVVEDIVSLGRAIGIEVDSDDVEELVQAHSEDLTTDELRHLHQEQLQEVTEELSSGEEEGNSKERVSTAEIKKYLRQWTELGNFLERCHPDIAAVHRNISQFDENLMQHFRDILKDRQRQITSDRFLLKKESGERASSSPPSSPPLLHYPSPDVTYEPGTSGENPAQEKQKVVSEILAKGHPVKVVKLPQPASPPRDIEVVEVKEEPTCTEEDLEVLPLQEHDPLAINPEPVPWQPSGSQEEPQPQESHAVYLKEEIDIKEEDIHSFNTDRGESLFQGPQEDTEELPLKRRKVV from the exons ATGGCACCAAAGAGGCTTATTAGTGGTGAAAATAAGCCTAAAAGGAAGAATGTAGTGACGACCATCGAACGGAAAAAGGAGATTATTGTTAAGTACGAGAAAGGAGCAAGAATCACCGATCTTGCAGCTGAGTATTGTATGGCGAAATCTACAGTAGCCACCAtactgaagaacaaggaggccatTAAGGGAGCTGATGTGGCGATGGGCGTGAAAAAGCAACTTAAGCGACCTGCGgcagtggaagaaatggaaaaattgttGATGGTGTGGATAAATGAAAGGCAGATGGCTGGTGATTCTGTGTCAGAGGGCATGATTTGTGCGAAGGCTAGGCGGCTCCATGGTGATCTTATTTGTGATGCTACCTCTGACTCCAGTGAAGACTTTAAAGCCAGTAAGGGCTGGTTTGGGAATTTCAAGAAGAGAACTGGAATTCACTCTGTTGTGAGGCACGGCGAGGCCCCAAGTGCTGACAAAGCTGCCGCCGAGAAGTTTGTGCCTGAATTTAAAAAATTTGTGGATAAGGAGCGCTTGAGCCCACAACAGGTCTTCAGTTGTGATGAGACAGGCCTGTTTTGGAAAAAACTACCAAACAGGACCTatataacaaaggaagagaagtgtttgCCAGGACACAAGCCCATGAAAGACAGGCTAACCCTGCTTCTGTGCGCCAATGCTAGCGGCGACTGCAAAATTAAGCCGCTGCTGGTGTGCCATTCAGAAAACACCAGGCCATTCAAGGAGAACGATGTGCAAGAGAGCAAACTCAGTGTGATGTGGAGGGCAAACAAGAAAGCCTGGACAACCAGGCAGTTCTTCACGGAGTGGTTTGTGGAGGTGTTTGCACCTGCAGTGAAGACATACCTAATAGAGAAGAATCTACCACTCAAGGCCCTCCTGTTGATGGACAATGCCCCTGCACACCCTCCAGGCGTGGAAGAAGAATTGGGTAAGGGGTATAAATTCATCGAAGTGATgttcctcccccccaacaccacgCCACTGATCCAACCCATGGACCAGAATGTCATCGCCAGCTTTAAGAAGCTGTACACAAAAGCACTTTTTGAGAGGTGCTTTGAGGTGACTTCTGAAACAGAGCTCACTCTGAGGGAGTTTTGGAAGAATCACTTCAATAACCTCCACTGCCTAAGGCTTATAGATAAAGCCTGGGGTCAAGTTTCTGTGAGGTCCTTGCAGTCTGCCTGGAAAAATCTGTGGCCGACCTGTGTGACAGCCAAGGATTTTGAGGGACTCGAGCCTTCAGTCCAGGAGTCTGCTGTGGTGGAGGACATTGTGTCTCTGGGGAGGGCCATAGGCATTGAGGTGGAcagtgatgatgtggaggagctgGTGCAGGCACACTCTGAAGACCTCACCACTGATGAGCTGCGTCACCTTCACCAGGAACAGCTGCAGGAGGTAACTGAGGAGCTgtcttcaggggaggaggaggggaacagtaAGGAAAGAGTCTCCACTGCAGAGATCAAGAAATATTTGCGGCAGTGGACAGAGTTGGGAAACTTTTTGGAGAGGTGCCACCCTGATATTGCTGCCGTACACAGAAACATAAGCCAGTTTGATGAAAATTTGATGCAGCATTTCAGAGACATTTTGAAAGATAGGCAAAGACAGATCACATCAGACAGATTCTTGTTGAAAAAGGAATCTGGTGagagagcctcctcctccccaccctcctcccctccccttctacaTTATCCATCACCGGACGTCACTTACG AGCCCGGCACCAGTGGAGAGAATCCGGCGCAGGAGAAACAGAAGGTGGTCTCTGAAATACTTGCAAAAG GTCACCCAGTGAAAGTCGTGAAGcttccccagcctgcctcacctcCCCGGGACATAGAGgttgtggaggtgaaggaggagccaACATGCACAGAGGAGGACCTGGAAGTGCTTCCCCTTCAGGAGCACGACCCTCTCGCCATAAATCCTGAGCCTGTCCCCTGGCAGCCCTCTGGCTCACAGGAGGAGCCCCAGCCCCAAG AAAGTCATGCAGTCTACctcaaagaagaaatagatatcAAAGAAGAGGACATTCATAGCTTCAACACAGACAGAGGAGAGAGCCTCTTCCAGGGACCACAGGAAGACACCGAGGAGCTTCctttgaagagaagaaaagtggtcTAG